A stretch of the Tannerella serpentiformis genome encodes the following:
- a CDS encoding LysE family translocator: MVDLLELFRTGMIIGILVSAPMGPIGMLCIQRTLSEGRWHGFVSGLGAALSDVIYAAVTALSMGLVVNFVEAHQKPLEVFGSLVLGAFGYYIFQANPVKRLRKNSASRLSLVQDFISAFLLTLSNVLIVFLYIGLFARFSFVFSASVWDVPIGLTGIAAGAVLWWLLITYLVSRLRRWFNIRSIRILNRIVGSAIILLSILGLVYAFA, from the coding sequence ATGGTGGATTTACTGGAACTCTTTCGCACGGGGATGATTATAGGCATACTGGTGTCGGCTCCGATGGGCCCCATCGGCATGCTCTGCATCCAGCGCACCCTCTCCGAAGGTCGTTGGCACGGCTTTGTAAGCGGACTCGGGGCGGCCCTCTCTGACGTGATCTATGCCGCCGTGACAGCCCTCTCGATGGGATTGGTGGTCAACTTTGTCGAGGCACACCAGAAGCCGCTCGAGGTATTTGGCAGTTTGGTACTCGGCGCCTTTGGTTACTACATTTTCCAGGCCAATCCCGTCAAACGTTTACGCAAGAACAGCGCCTCGCGCCTCTCCTTGGTGCAAGATTTTATCTCAGCCTTTCTGCTCACCCTGAGCAATGTACTGATTGTATTCCTATATATCGGCCTCTTCGCCCGGTTCTCCTTCGTCTTTTCGGCCAGCGTCTGGGACGTGCCCATTGGTCTGACCGGTATTGCCGCCGGAGCCGTCCTGTGGTGGCTGTTGATCACCTACCTCGTGTCGCGCCTCCGCCGATGGTTCAACATTCGCAGTATCCGCATACTGAACCGCATCGTAGGCTCCGCCATCATCCTCCTCTCCATCCTCGGGCTCGTCTACGCCTTCGCCTAA
- a CDS encoding DUF4254 domain-containing protein, whose protein sequence is MTPFSKTAYPIFERAIDDYHVSDDVDAPIRNPYPAPGIEANLYLKNWIDTVQWHLEDIVRDPEIDPIRALQIKRRIDRSNQERTDLVERIDSYFLTLYKDVQPAADATINTESPAWAVDRLSILALKIYHMRQEVDRTDVDEAHREACRRKLAVLLEQRADLSLALDQLLADIAAGRKYMKVYRQMKMYNDPSLNPVLYGKKEG, encoded by the coding sequence ATGACACCTTTCAGTAAGACCGCCTATCCGATTTTTGAACGCGCCATAGACGATTATCACGTCTCAGACGATGTCGACGCACCTATCCGCAACCCTTACCCCGCACCCGGGATTGAGGCCAACTTGTATCTCAAGAACTGGATCGACACGGTGCAATGGCATTTGGAAGACATTGTGCGCGACCCTGAGATCGACCCTATTCGTGCCCTGCAGATCAAGCGCCGGATAGATCGCTCGAACCAGGAGCGGACGGATCTGGTGGAGCGCATTGATAGCTATTTCTTGACCCTATACAAGGACGTGCAGCCAGCGGCAGATGCTACGATCAATACTGAAAGCCCAGCTTGGGCCGTCGACCGCCTCTCGATACTGGCCCTGAAGATCTACCACATGCGTCAGGAGGTTGACCGTACGGATGTCGACGAGGCTCATCGGGAGGCTTGCCGGCGTAAGCTGGCGGTGCTGTTGGAGCAGCGCGCAGACCTCTCACTGGCCTTGGATCAGCTGCTGGCGGACATTGCGGCGGGCCGTAAGTACATGAAAGTCTACCGACAGATGAAGATGTACAACGATCCCTCGCTTAACCCCGTGCTGTATGGCAAGAAAGAAGGGTGA
- a CDS encoding glycosyltransferase family 9 protein, producing MARKKGDGSLRALVIRFRRVGDAVLAVAACSSLKRSFPDIRVDFVLNEAIAPLFEGHPDIDRVVTFTDTDNANPWRYVRRVFDVMRKTRYDILIDMRATPRTLLFSLFSLRTPYRIGTRKPYSRLLHNYRVADRIDPSLDMVQRDLLLLSPLERLGPLRLDPTFRLYVSDKDRATYRAYMEGKGVDFTKPIVLAAVATRIEGKGWEMERMVGVLRHVIDTFHPQIILNHSGYRELEISLMLYERMDYDPHILPEIEATTLRELRALTSLCDFFFGNEGGPRHIAQALDTPSYAIYPPGISRRLWLPGDSPRHRGISPDDIAPPSPTATRAERFDLVTVDRVWSDLEPMMREYLGYAQ from the coding sequence ATGGCAAGAAAGAAGGGTGACGGGTCGCTCCGCGCGCTCGTGATCCGCTTCCGCCGGGTCGGCGACGCCGTCTTGGCGGTTGCCGCGTGCAGCTCCCTGAAGCGCTCCTTTCCCGATATACGTGTGGATTTCGTACTCAACGAGGCCATCGCTCCCCTTTTCGAGGGTCATCCGGACATCGATCGCGTGGTCACGTTTACCGATACGGACAATGCGAACCCATGGCGGTACGTCCGGCGTGTCTTCGACGTCATGCGCAAGACACGTTACGACATCCTGATCGACATGCGCGCTACCCCGCGGACGTTGCTCTTCAGCCTCTTCTCCCTCCGTACCCCTTATCGCATCGGGACGCGCAAGCCCTACAGTCGCCTCCTCCATAACTATCGCGTAGCCGACCGCATCGACCCCTCGCTCGACATGGTGCAGCGCGACTTGCTCCTGCTCTCGCCCCTCGAGCGACTCGGGCCGTTGCGCTTAGATCCCACGTTCCGCCTCTACGTCTCCGACAAGGATCGGGCTACCTACCGCGCTTATATGGAGGGCAAAGGGGTCGATTTCACGAAGCCCATCGTGCTGGCGGCTGTTGCAACACGCATCGAGGGCAAAGGCTGGGAGATGGAGCGTATGGTCGGCGTGCTCCGACACGTAATCGACACCTTCCACCCCCAGATCATCCTGAACCATTCCGGCTACCGCGAGCTGGAGATCAGTCTCATGCTTTACGAGCGCATGGACTACGACCCGCATATCCTTCCCGAGATCGAGGCCACAACGCTACGCGAACTGCGCGCCCTGACCTCGCTCTGCGACTTCTTCTTTGGTAACGAGGGCGGCCCCCGGCACATCGCCCAGGCGCTCGACACCCCCTCGTACGCCATCTATCCCCCGGGCATCAGTCGGCGGCTATGGCTGCCCGGCGACAGTCCGCGACACCGTGGCATCAGCCCGGACGACATCGCCCCCCCCTCCCCCACCGCTACCCGTGCCGAGCGCTTCGACCTGGTGACAGTCGACCGCGTCTGGTCCGACCTCGAACCCATGATGCGGGAATATCTGGGCTACGCCCAGTAG